Proteins encoded in a region of the Anopheles aquasalis chromosome 2, idAnoAquaMG_Q_19, whole genome shotgun sequence genome:
- the LOC126570154 gene encoding uncharacterized protein LOC126570154: MKFWDEYLKRKEALFRRQHKTPLDLLESAHHRLVKAFYFCGAERILANYTRRNARLIFLVVDLILYLAVNCYSIAVVWGSMMDVVFNFVTLGIAIQGFAKIAAFTSDGLWVLHCYNIDRFKAAPRYPEVTDSLYHTATLCKVFIDILSVMFSMVAVIIYSYAIMMPILKGKLELAFGFQLPLLDHTTVAGFCINWVFQAVQVAEGAVGLAACDICLVFLIVNATGQMDLIIIYLRRLTELIDTDIGGQNAAQIADLVHEIVIKHLEHTKHITDMDILLKKQFFVNFGCMIFELVASLAIIVRYPWYPGMAITLLCTIQLFVNCSLGTFLSLKNDKLVNEIYAVNWYGLSITHQKTLKKVLQKAQLPVVLSDGFSAIDLFNFVQIYKKIYSYLMVLQNVS, translated from the exons ATGAAGTTCTGGGACGAGTACCTGAAGCGCAAGGAAGCTCTGTTCCGTCGGCAACACAAAACGCCTCTTGATCTTCTCGAATCGGCACACCATCGGTTGGTGAAAGCGTTCTACTTCTGTGGCGCCGAACGTATTTTGGCCAACTACACCCGCCGTAACGCTCGATTGATCTTTCTCGTCGTGGATCTGATCCTGTATTTGGCCGTCAACTGCTACTCGATCGCCGTCGTTTGGGGCTCGATGATGGATGTGGTGTTCAACTTCGTAACCCTCGGTATTGCGATCCAGGGATTCGCCAAGATCGCTGCCTTCACGAGTGATGGGCTGTGGGTGCTGCACTGTTACAACATTGACCGCTTCAAGGCCGCGCCCCGGTATCCGGAGGTGACGGATTCGCTTTACCACACGGCCACACTGTGCAAGGTGTTTATCGACATACTGTCTGTCATGTTCTCGATGGTAGCCGTCATCATCTATTCGTACGCGATTATGATGCCAATTCTGAAGGGCAAGCTGGAGCTGGCATTCGGATTTCAGCTCCCACTTCTCGATCACACTACTGTGGCTGGGTTCTGCATCAATTGGGTGTTCCAAGCAGTTCAGGTAGCCGAAGGTGCAGTGGGACTCGCGGCATGTGATATCTGTTTAGTGTTTCTCATCGTCAACGCGACCGGCCAGATGGATCTGATCATAATCTACCTGCGTCGCCTAACGGAGCTCATCGATACGGACATTGGTGGCCAGAATGCGGCCCAGATTGCGGATCTGGTGCATGAGATCGTCATCAAACATTTGGAGCACACAAA GCACATCACCGATATGGACATTTTGCTCAAAAAGCAATTCTTTGTCAACTTTGGATGCATGATCTTTGAGCTGGTGGCCTCGCTCGCCATTATTGTTAGGTATCCCTGGTATCCGGGAATGGCAATTACGCTCCTCTGCACCATCCAGCTGTTCGTCAACTGCTCTTTGGGGACCTTCCTATCATTGAAG AACGACAAACTGGTGAACGAGATCTACGCGGTCAATTGGTACGGGCTATCGATAACGCATCAAAAAACACTGAAGAAGGTTCTGCAGAAGGCCCAGCTGCCTGTTGTACTCTCCGATGGGTTCAGCGCTATCGATTTATTCAACTTTGTGCAA ATTTACAAAAAGATCTACTCCTACTTGATGGTACTGCAGAATGTAAGCTAA